The Triticum aestivum cultivar Chinese Spring chromosome 3A, IWGSC CS RefSeq v2.1, whole genome shotgun sequence genome includes a region encoding these proteins:
- the LOC123062160 gene encoding formamidase translates to MAPLTPRLVVPIDVKKKPWEQKVCLHNRWHPDIPPVADVTEGELFRVEMVDWTGGRVRDDDSADDIKFLDLTITHYLSGPLRIVDAEGVPASPGDLLAVEICNLGPLPGDEWGYTGIFEKDNGGGFLTEHFPSARKAIWYFEGIYAYSPQIPGVRFPGLTHPGIVGTAPSVELLNIWNDRERKLIETGHESLKLCEVLHQRPLASLPTSDNCLLGKIQEGTAEWQKIANEAARTIPGRENGGNCDIKNLSRGSKVYLPVFVDGANLSTGDMHFSQGDGEVSFCGAIEMSGFLELKCEIIRGGMKEYLTPVGPTPLHVNPIFEIGPVEPRFSEWLVFEGISVDESGKQHFLDASVAYKRAVLNAIEYLSRFGYSKEQVYLLLSCCPCEGRISGIVDAPNAVATLAIPTAIFDQDIKPKRLGHGPKLRRLPDVLR, encoded by the exons ATGGCTCCGCTGACTCCCAGACTTGTGGTGCCCATAGATGTGAAGAAGAAGCCATGGGAGCagaaggtttgtctccataaccgCTGGCATCCGGATATCCCTCCTGTTGCTGATGTAACTGAAGGGGAATTATTCCGTGTTGAGATGGTCGATTGGACTGGAGGACGGGTTAGAGATGATGACTCTGCAGATGATATCAAATTTCTGGACCTCACAATT ACTCATTATCTCAGTGGCCCCCTTAGAATAGTCGATGCTGAAGGGGTTCCAGCTTCACCTGGTGATCTTCTTGCCGTAGAGATCTGCAACCTCGGTCCGCTCCCTGGTGACGAGTGGGGTTATACTGGAATATTCGAAAAGGATAATGGAGGCGGGTTCTTAACCGAGCACTTCCCAAGTGCAAGAAAAGCCATTTGGTATTTTGAAGGAATTTATGCATACTCCCCTCAGATACCAG GTGTCCGGTTTCCGGGATTAACTCATCCTGGTATAGTGGGAACTGCACCATCAGTTGAACTTCTTAATATATGGAACGACAGGGAAAGAAAATTGATCGAGACAGGTCACGAGTCTCTGAAACTGTGCGAAGTTCTACATCAGAGACCCCTTGCTAGCTTACCAACTTCTGACAACTGCTTACTTGGAAAG ATTCAAGAAGGGACTGCTGAATGGCAAAAAATTGCAAATGAAGCAGCAAGAACTATTCCTGGAAGAGAGAATGGGGGGAATTGTGACATAAAGAATCTAAGCAGAGGTTCCAAAGTTTATCTACCAGTATTTGTTGACGGAGCAAATCTGAGTACTGGTGATATGCACTTCTCCCAAGGTGATGGTGAAGTCTCATTTTGCGGAGCAATAGAAATGAGTGGATTCCTTGAGCTAAA GTGTGAGATCATAAGAGGTGGGATGAAGGAATACTTGACTCCTGTTGGTCCTACACCACTTCATGTGAATCCTATCTTTGAGATAGGTCCGGTGGAGCCACGTTTCTCAGAATGGTTAGTCTTTGAAGGCATCAGTGTTGATGAGTCGGGGAAACAGCATTTCCTTGATGCATCAGTTGCGTACAAGCGTGCAGTCCTCAATGCCATTGAGTATCTTTCCAGATTTGGGTACTCCAAGGAGCAG GTCTATCTTTTACTGTCATGCTGTCCATGTGAGGGTAGGATATCTGGAATAGTAGACGCCCCTAATGCAGTGGCGACACTTGCGATCCCTACAGCAATATTCGACCAG GATATAAAGCCAAAACGCCTGGGGCATGGACCAAAATTGAGAAGACTTCCAGATGTTCTGAGATGA
- the LOC123062161 gene encoding deoxycytidylate deaminase, with product MASTRDLAIASISAAAGAVAAAAALLYSYSATNSKPQSPPPPPPCTEPLPVNGCAARHPPAQDPFKTTKREGFISWDDYFMAIAFLSAERSKDPNRQVGACLVSQEGIILGIGYNGFPRGCSDDKLPWAKKSARGDPLETKYPYVVHAEVNAILNTNHASAAGQKLYVTMFPCNECAKIIIQSGVSEVIYFVEKRIDNSDHVYVASHNLLSMAGVKVRKHQPQMAQIPINFQGPRV from the exons ATGGCCTCGACGAGGGATCTCGCCATAGCGTCCATCTCGGCCGCCGCAGGCGCCGTAGCTGCCGCGGCCGCACTCCTGTACTCCTACTCGGCAACCAATTCCAAGCCCCAgagcccgcccccgcccccgccgtgcACCGAGCCACTCCCCGTCAACGGCTGCGCCGCCAGGCATCCGCCAGCGCAGGACCCCTTCAAAACCACCAAGAGGGAAGG GTTCATCTCATGGGACGACTACTTCATGGCGATTGCGTTCCTTTCAGCCGAGCGTTCAAAGGATCCTAATCGGCAG GTTGGCGCTTGCTTGGTTAGCCAAGAGGGCATTATCCTAG GTATTGGCTACAATGGATTCCCAAGAGGCTGTTCGGATGATAAGCTTCCTTGGGCAAAG AAATCTGCAAGAGGGGATCCATTGGAGACAAAATATCC CTATGTTGTTCATGCTGaagttaatgctattttaaatacAAACCATGCTTCAGCGGCTGGACAG AAGTTATACGTCACCATGTTCCCCTGTAATGAGTGTGCTAAGATTATCATCCAG TCAGGTGTATCTGAAGTCATCTATTTTGTAGAGAAAAGGATTGACAACTCAGATCATGTTTATGTTGCTTCTCACAACTTATTATCAATGGCTGGTGTGAAG GTCAGGAAGCATCAGCCACAAATGGCACAAATACCAATCAACTTTCAGGGTCCAAGGGTCTAA
- the LOC123062159 gene encoding probable indole-3-acetic acid-amido synthetase GH3.2, protein MAPATADAAGAAVGGRVKTALGVAACERDAEKLELIEQLTKGFDDEQQRVLAAILARNNGAEYLRRHGMEGCTDRESFKARVPVVTYEDLRPEIERIANGDRSNIISSHPISEFLTSSGTSAGERKLMPTIEDELDRRQMLYSLLMPVMNLFVPGLDKGKGLYFLFIKSETKTPGGLPARPVLTSYYKSDHFKYRPFDAYQVYTSPTAAILCTDSFQSMYSQMLCGLLVRTEVLRVGAVFASGLLRAIRFLQLHWKELARDIETGTLSAKVAEPSIRAAVAEVLEPNPDLAAFVAAECGKDNWEGIITRMWPNTRYLDVIVTGAMAQYIPTLKFYSGGLPMACTMYASSECYFGLNLRPMCDPSEVSYTIMPNMGYFELMPHDPEAPAPAVSRDDPPPRLVDLADAEVGKEYELVITTYAGLCRYRVGDILQVTGFHNAAPQFRFVRRKNVLLSIDSDKTDEAELQAAVERAARLLAPYGASIVEYTSEADATTIPGHYVVYWELMLKGCREALWPEAAVFERCCLEMEEALNSVYRQGRNGDAIGPLEIRVVRGGTFEEVMDYAISRGASINQYKAPRCVSFGPIIELLNSRVLSKHFSPACPKYGPPNK, encoded by the exons atggctccggcgacggcggacgcggcgggggcggcggtggggggTCGGGTGAAGACGGCGCTGGGGGTGGCGGCGTGCGAGCGGGACGCGGAGAAGCTGGAGCTGATCGAGCAGCTGACCAAGGGGTTCGACGACGAGCAGCAGAGGGTGCTGGCGGCGATCCTGGCGCGGAACAACGGCGCCGAGTACCTCCGCCGGCACGGCATGGAGGGGTGCACCGACCGCGAGTCCTTCAAGGCCCGCGTCCCCGTGGTGACCTACGAGGACCTGCGGCCGGAGATCGAGCGCATCGCCAACGGCGACCGCTCCAACATCATCTCCTCCCACCCCATCTCCGAGTTCTTGACCAg CTCGGGGACGTCAGCCGGGGAGAGGAAGCTAATGCCGACGATCGAGGATGAGCTGGACAGGAGGCAGATGCTCTACAGCCTCCTCATGCCCGTCATGAACCT GTTCGTCCCGGGGCTGGACAAGGGCAAGGGGCTCTACTTCCTCTTCATCAAGTCGGAGACCAAGACGCCCGGCGGGCTGCCGGCGAGGCCGGTGCTGACCAGCTACTACAAGAGCGACCACTTCAAGTACCGCCCGTTCGACGCGTACCAGGTGTACACCAGCCCCACGGCGGCCATCCTCTGCACCGACTCCTTCCAGTCCATGTACTCGCAGATGCTGTGCGGCCTGCTGGTGCGCACCGAGGTGCTCCGCGTCGGCGCCGTCTTCGCGTCCGGCCTGCTCCGGGCCATCCGCTTCCTGCAGCTCCACTGGAAGGAGCTGGCCCGCGACATCGAGACCGGCACGCTCAGCGCCAAGGTGGCGGAGCCGTCCATCCGCGCCGCCGTGGCCGAGGTCCTGGAGCCCAACCCGGACCTCGCCGCGTTCGTGGCGGCGGAGTGCGGCAAGGACAACTGGGAGGGGATCATCACCAGGATGTGGCCCAACACCAGGTACCTGGACGTGATCGTGACGGGGGCCATGGCGCAGTACATCCCCACGCTCAAGTTCTACAGCGGGGGGCTCCCCATGGCGTGCACCATGTACGCCTCCTCCGAGTGCTACTTCGGGCTCAACCTCCGCCCCATGTGCGACCCGTCCGAGGTCTCCTACACCATCATGCCCAACATGGGCTACTTCGAGCTGATGCCGCACGACCCggaggcgccggcgccggcggtgtCCAGGGACGACCCGCCGCCGCGGCTCGTGGACCTGGCCGACGCGGAGGTGGGGAAGGAGTACGAGCTGGTGATCACCACGTACGCCGGGCTGTGCCGGTACCGCGTGGGGGACATCCTGCAGGTGACCGGGTTCCACAACGCGGCGCCGCAGTTCAGGTTCGTGCGGCGCAAGAACGTGCTGCTCAGCATCGACTCGGACAAGACGGACGAGGCGGAGCTgcaggcggcggtggagcgggcggcGAGGCTGCTGGCGCCCTACGGGGCGAGCATCGTGGAGTACACGAGCGAGGCGGACGCGACGACCATCCCGGGGCACTACGTGGTGTACTGGGAGCTGATGCTCAAGGGGTGCCGCGAGGCGCTGTGGCCGGAGGCGGCGGTGTTCGAGCGGTGCTGCCTGGAGATGGAGGAGGCGCTCAACTCGGTGTACCGGCAGGGGCGGAACGGCGACGCCATCGGGCCGCTGGAGATCCGGGTGGTGCGGGGCGGCACCTTCGAGGAGGTGATGGACTACGCCATCTCCCGGGGCGCCTCCATCAACCAGTACAAGGCGCCCCGCTGCGTCTCCTTCGGCCCCATCATCGAGCTGCTCAACTCCAGGGTGCTCTCCAAGCACTTCAGCCCCGCCTGCCCCAAGTACGGCCCGCCCAACAAGTGA